A genomic region of Anaerolineales bacterium contains the following coding sequences:
- a CDS encoding phage scaffolding protein, with protein MKKSDLENLGLTEEAIKKAGLPDNLQEELLKLNGQAVEAQKAKTVAAEEKATALQTRLDEAGETIKSFEGLKPDELKKSVEEWKAKASEAQEAAKKVAAEAESKLKAQAFDHALDGALTAAKVKNTKAAKALLKIDLLKLNDEDGSIAGLSEQLEKIKETDDYLFSDTDPAPRQTVKGGKAGNATDDAVVSAMRAGAGLTETKGD; from the coding sequence ATGAAGAAGTCAGATCTTGAAAATCTGGGCTTGACCGAAGAGGCCATCAAGAAGGCCGGCCTGCCGGACAACCTGCAGGAAGAGCTGCTGAAGCTGAACGGCCAGGCGGTCGAGGCCCAGAAGGCCAAGACGGTGGCGGCCGAAGAGAAGGCAACTGCCTTGCAGACGCGGCTCGACGAAGCCGGCGAGACCATCAAGAGCTTTGAAGGCCTGAAGCCGGATGAGCTGAAAAAGTCGGTCGAGGAATGGAAGGCAAAAGCCAGTGAGGCCCAGGAAGCCGCGAAGAAGGTGGCCGCCGAGGCTGAATCCAAACTGAAGGCTCAGGCCTTTGACCATGCGCTGGATGGCGCCCTGACCGCGGCCAAGGTGAAGAACACCAAGGCTGCCAAGGCGCTGCTCAAGATCGATCTGCTGAAGCTGAACGATGAGGACGGCTCGATTGCCGGTCTCAGCGAGCAACTGGAGAAGATCAAAGAGACTGACGACTACCTGTTCTCTGACACTGACCCCGCCCCTCGCCAAACGGTGAAGGGTGGCAAAGCCGGCAACGCCACTGATGACGCTGTTGTGAGCGCTATGCGCGCTGGTGCCGGCCTGACCGAAACCAAAGGAGACTAA
- a CDS encoding LamG domain-containing protein, with protein MALLLNGANQYAQIMEGLFSTEPVLCMAWFKSSSQTANQRILTIFNSSNNRGFAMGIDGAGGDRVNALKSSSTGAQDQANSSAAYVANQWQLGMAEFLSSTSRNAFLNGASKGVNTTSVGAASPNRTYIGRGSSADFFVGQLAELAIWFGEIPSDDQKMAMYMDQLSPLFFPQGLQHYWPLIDSYADVIGGKFIDPIGSPTFVEHPEIHRPRRLAARITGL; from the coding sequence ATGGCTCTGTTGTTGAATGGCGCCAACCAATATGCCCAGATCATGGAGGGTCTTTTTAGCACAGAGCCTGTGTTGTGCATGGCATGGTTCAAATCAAGTAGCCAGACGGCCAACCAACGAATATTAACAATCTTCAACTCGTCCAATAACAGAGGTTTTGCTATGGGCATCGATGGGGCTGGCGGCGACAGGGTGAATGCCCTCAAGAGTAGCTCTACGGGAGCGCAGGATCAGGCAAACTCTAGCGCTGCCTACGTGGCGAACCAATGGCAACTTGGTATGGCTGAGTTCTTGAGCAGCACGAGCCGGAATGCGTTCTTGAATGGGGCTAGCAAGGGTGTCAACACCACTAGTGTGGGCGCCGCTTCCCCCAACCGCACCTACATAGGGCGGGGTTCTTCGGCCGATTTCTTTGTCGGTCAACTTGCCGAGCTTGCGATCTGGTTTGGCGAGATTCCTTCAGACGATCAGAAGATGGCAATGTACATGGATCAACTCTCTCCATTGTTCTTTCCTCAGGGTCTCCAGCACTACTGGCCCCTAATTGATAGTTATGCCGATGTGATTGGAGGGAAGTTTATTGATCCAATAGGCAGTCCAACTTTCGTAGAACACCCCGAAATTCACCGTCCGCGGCGGTTGGCAGCCAGGATTACAGGATTGTAG
- a CDS encoding phage Gp37/Gp68 family protein, which produces MAERTGIEWCHHTFNPWMGCTKVSAGCKHCYAERENLRYGKHRWGPGAQRQVTSDTYWKQPLKWNLKAAADGVRRRVFCGSWCDVFEDRPDLVAPRARLFELIEQTPHLDWLLLTKRPENVLHMVPMRWRYFHFPRNVWFGTSVENQQTADTRIPQLKKLFLAERRFLSCEPLLNSVDLARHLTGGLGNGRIDWVIAGGESGPNARPMHPDHAYSLLDQCQASGVPFFFKQWGEWVPLRELPESTQVTASAVVADETDVFAPGYELLRAGKRAAGRLLRQRTWDEVPA; this is translated from the coding sequence ATGGCTGAGCGCACGGGCATCGAATGGTGCCATCACACCTTCAACCCCTGGATGGGCTGCACCAAGGTCTCGGCCGGCTGCAAGCACTGCTACGCTGAGCGCGAGAACCTACGCTACGGCAAGCACCGCTGGGGTCCCGGCGCGCAGCGCCAGGTGACCAGCGACACCTACTGGAAGCAGCCGCTGAAGTGGAACCTCAAAGCGGCCGCGGATGGTGTGCGCCGGCGCGTGTTCTGCGGCAGCTGGTGCGACGTATTCGAAGACCGCCCTGACCTGGTAGCGCCGCGGGCACGCCTGTTCGAGCTCATCGAGCAGACCCCGCACCTGGACTGGCTGCTGCTCACCAAGCGCCCGGAGAACGTTCTGCACATGGTGCCTATGCGATGGCGCTATTTCCACTTCCCCAGGAACGTCTGGTTTGGAACAAGCGTAGAAAACCAGCAGACAGCAGATACGCGCATTCCTCAACTAAAGAAACTATTTCTTGCCGAGCGCCGATTCCTGAGTTGCGAGCCTCTGCTGAACTCAGTTGATCTCGCCCGCCACCTTACTGGGGGTCTGGGCAACGGAAGGATCGACTGGGTCATCGCCGGCGGCGAGAGCGGGCCGAACGCCAGGCCCATGCACCCTGACCACGCCTACAGCCTGCTCGACCAGTGCCAGGCCTCCGGCGTGCCGTTCTTCTTCAAGCAATGGGGCGAGTGGGTGCCGCTGCGCGAGTTGCCCGAAAGCACCCAAGTCACCGCCTCGGCGGTCGTCGCTGATGAGACCGATGTATTCGCGCCGGGCTACGAGTTGCTGCGTGCCGGCAAGCGTGCGGCCGGCCGCCTGCTGCGCCAACGCACCTGGGATGAGGTGCCCGCATGA
- a CDS encoding phage minor capsid protein encodes MLTPGQFDVSADAILKLYHEFEDAVLQDIARRLAGLNFASAAWQVQRLNETGALYEDILRELARLTGQSERQVAEILRQAGVQAVRFDDGIYRAAGLDPLPLNLSPQMASVLSIAIQRTNGSMRNLTQTTVLTAQQAFVQAADMAFLQVSSGAMSYDQAIRAAVGNVGASGLEVMYPSGRRDKLDVAMRRTVLTGVGQAAGQLQWARADEMGVDLVQTSAHIGARPSHQLWQGRIFSRSGTHPLYPPFVAETGWGTVTGLGGANCRHSWYPFFEGLSENAYDEAMREHLANESVDYRGRQLTAYEATQVQRGLERKIREWKRRALTLEAAGLDATSESAKVRLWQARMRDFVGQTGLRRQRVREQI; translated from the coding sequence ATGTTGACGCCCGGCCAGTTCGACGTTTCTGCAGATGCCATCCTCAAGCTCTATCACGAGTTTGAGGATGCTGTGCTGCAGGATATTGCTCGCCGGCTGGCTGGGCTCAACTTTGCCTCGGCCGCCTGGCAGGTGCAGCGGCTTAACGAAACCGGAGCGCTGTACGAGGACATTCTGCGCGAGCTGGCCAGGCTGACTGGGCAATCCGAGCGCCAAGTAGCTGAGATCCTGCGTCAGGCGGGCGTGCAGGCGGTACGCTTTGACGATGGCATTTACAGGGCGGCCGGGCTGGACCCGCTGCCGCTCAATCTCTCGCCGCAGATGGCCTCTGTGCTCTCGATTGCCATCCAGCGCACCAATGGCAGCATGCGCAACCTCACGCAGACCACCGTGCTGACGGCTCAGCAAGCCTTTGTGCAGGCGGCCGACATGGCTTTCCTGCAGGTGAGCAGCGGTGCCATGAGCTACGACCAGGCTATCCGGGCGGCCGTGGGCAACGTGGGTGCCAGCGGGCTGGAGGTGATGTATCCATCTGGTCGCCGAGACAAGCTGGATGTGGCGATGCGGCGCACCGTGCTGACGGGGGTAGGGCAGGCGGCCGGGCAGCTGCAGTGGGCGCGGGCTGATGAAATGGGCGTGGACCTGGTTCAGACCTCGGCGCATATTGGCGCCCGGCCAAGCCATCAGCTTTGGCAGGGGCGCATCTTCTCTCGATCGGGCACGCATCCGCTATACCCGCCCTTTGTGGCCGAGACTGGCTGGGGCACGGTGACCGGGCTGGGCGGCGCCAACTGCCGGCATAGCTGGTACCCGTTTTTTGAAGGGTTGTCTGAGAACGCCTACGATGAGGCAATGCGGGAGCACCTGGCTAACGAGAGTGTGGACTACCGCGGCCGCCAGCTGACGGCCTACGAGGCTACCCAGGTGCAGCGCGGCCTCGAGCGCAAGATCCGCGAGTGGAAGCGCCGGGCACTGACGCTGGAGGCCGCCGGGCTGGATGCGACCAGCGAAAGTGCCAAGGTGCGCCTTTGGCAGGCGCGGATGCGAGATTTCGTCGGACAGACCGGGCTTCGCCGGCAGCGCGTTCGGGAGCAGATATGA
- a CDS encoding PBSX family phage terminase large subunit: MYGEAKAGAPTRHKSTLEKWSSDFRWQERVREREAEIAAAQLEAIKQTAPITGYAIYQKRIADLNQLAETLKAEVMDPNRRWTTDSHWEGGVNSGELVETHEFNAPLVTQYRGVLGDIAAEMGERKAAPEPPVPTSPVAAGLPAHMLAPSFLAPYRDIRAAGHTEYVFNGGRGSTKSSAVSMFGLELLLANPDMHWLAVRQFANTLRDSVYSQIQWAIGEMGLEDRFRQVRSPLEMEYLPTGQKIYFRGADEPKKIKSIKPPFGYIGILWLEELDQFKGEDAVRNIEQSAIRGGDLAYKFKTYNPPRSANNWVNKWVAVPDPQRLLHKSSYLDVPPEWLGRAFIDMAEHLKEVNPKAYEHEYLGEVNGTGGMVFENVVLEPITDEQIAQFDRPLQGMDWGWFPDPLHFAKMHYDAARMTLYIYGEYRANKTKNRQAFDDLISKGLLSLDHLLIADSASPKDIADFRSFGANIRGAEKGPDSVSYGMKWLQSLAKIVIDNERCPHTADEFMNYELERDKDGDFISAYPDKKNHSIDSTRYATNLHWRRGGE, encoded by the coding sequence ATGTATGGCGAAGCTAAGGCGGGTGCGCCGACACGCCACAAGTCCACGCTCGAGAAGTGGTCCTCGGATTTCCGCTGGCAAGAGCGCGTGCGCGAGCGGGAAGCCGAGATTGCTGCCGCCCAGCTGGAGGCCATCAAACAAACAGCACCAATCACCGGCTATGCCATTTATCAAAAACGGATTGCCGACTTGAATCAGCTTGCTGAAACTCTGAAGGCAGAGGTCATGGACCCCAATCGCCGGTGGACTACCGACTCCCACTGGGAGGGTGGCGTCAATTCCGGCGAACTCGTGGAGACCCATGAGTTCAACGCGCCTTTGGTGACGCAGTATCGCGGGGTCTTGGGTGATATAGCGGCGGAAATGGGCGAGCGCAAGGCAGCCCCTGAGCCGCCGGTGCCGACTTCGCCGGTGGCGGCCGGCCTGCCGGCGCACATGCTGGCCCCCAGCTTCCTGGCGCCCTACCGTGACATTCGCGCCGCCGGGCACACAGAGTATGTTTTCAACGGCGGCCGCGGCTCGACCAAGTCGAGCGCAGTAAGCATGTTTGGCCTCGAGCTGTTATTGGCCAATCCTGATATGCATTGGCTGGCTGTGCGCCAGTTCGCCAACACACTGCGGGATAGCGTGTACAGCCAGATCCAGTGGGCGATCGGCGAGATGGGCCTGGAAGATCGTTTTCGCCAGGTGCGCAGCCCGCTAGAGATGGAGTACCTGCCCACCGGGCAGAAGATCTACTTCCGCGGCGCAGACGAGCCGAAGAAGATCAAGTCCATCAAGCCGCCCTTTGGCTACATCGGCATCTTGTGGCTTGAGGAGCTTGACCAGTTCAAGGGCGAGGATGCGGTGCGCAACATCGAGCAGTCTGCGATCCGCGGCGGTGACCTCGCCTACAAGTTCAAGACGTACAACCCGCCACGCAGCGCCAACAATTGGGTGAACAAATGGGTAGCGGTCCCGGATCCGCAACGCCTGCTGCATAAGAGCTCGTATCTAGATGTGCCGCCCGAATGGCTCGGGCGCGCCTTTATCGATATGGCCGAGCACCTCAAAGAGGTCAACCCCAAAGCCTACGAGCACGAATACCTGGGTGAAGTAAACGGCACCGGCGGCATGGTGTTCGAGAACGTTGTGCTCGAACCTATCACCGATGAGCAGATTGCTCAATTTGACCGCCCGCTGCAAGGTATGGACTGGGGCTGGTTCCCGGATCCGCTGCACTTCGCCAAGATGCACTATGACGCGGCGCGCATGACCCTGTACATCTATGGTGAGTATCGAGCCAACAAAACGAAGAACCGCCAAGCGTTTGATGATCTGATTTCCAAGGGCTTGCTATCCCTCGATCACCTCTTGATTGCTGATAGCGCCAGCCCTAAGGATATTGCCGACTTCCGCTCCTTTGGAGCAAATATCCGCGGCGCTGAGAAGGGCCCCGATAGCGTGAGCTACGGGATGAAATGGCTGCAGAGCCTAGCGAAGATCGTAATTGACAACGAGCGCTGCCCGCACACCGCAGACGAATTCATGAATTACGAACTTGAGCGGGACAAGGACGGCGATTTTATTTCTGCCTACCCGGACAAGAAAAATCACAGCATTGACTCTACGCGTTATGCAACAAATCTTCACTGGCGTCGGGGTGGTGAGTAG
- a CDS encoding helix-turn-helix transcriptional regulator codes for MVGKIINRVPELLAKRGETHIELMWGAQLVFETAAAWAEFEGRQAPTRVEANTMAKLCKHFGVQPGSIWEYIPE; via the coding sequence ATGGTTGGAAAGATCATCAACCGCGTCCCCGAACTCTTGGCAAAACGAGGTGAGACCCACATTGAACTGATGTGGGGCGCTCAGCTTGTTTTCGAAACAGCCGCAGCATGGGCTGAGTTCGAAGGCCGCCAGGCACCCACCCGCGTTGAAGCGAACACAATGGCTAAATTGTGCAAGCACTTCGGGGTTCAGCCTGGCTCAATCTGGGAGTACATCCCGGAGTAG
- a CDS encoding tyrosine-type recombinase/integrase → MNDQNARKVTRFLMESKYTDATKVLYRTNLGYWFSWVEACGFPLDQLDQEHVAEFLEMEHPKGYWSQASKYNFAGTIKAFYKWAYPEITHPITRIRVRKAPVKPRPFYKDEEIERLLDSFGDTSVEIRNKAIVSLAYTTGLRVSEICRLEIDDVNFSDLSLVVLVKGQRYETAIFTRETAQYLLDWLSLREQYVTDARVKNVFIALWGGYCGRPLTRHGLRGIFYAFTEGAGLERGSPHRFRHSCGNNLLENGANELLIQMGLRLKDRPTVARYTSGRNLSQLRKHLPRASAAPDPLLLFDPSRRPNPNMPTFKSRYNKT, encoded by the coding sequence ATGAATGACCAAAACGCCCGCAAGGTGACAAGGTTTCTGATGGAGAGCAAATACACCGATGCCACGAAGGTGCTGTATCGCACCAACCTGGGCTATTGGTTTAGCTGGGTGGAGGCCTGCGGCTTCCCGCTTGACCAGCTTGACCAGGAACATGTGGCGGAGTTCCTTGAGATGGAGCACCCCAAGGGCTACTGGTCCCAAGCCAGCAAGTACAACTTTGCAGGAACCATCAAGGCCTTCTACAAATGGGCCTACCCCGAAATCACTCATCCCATCACCCGCATCCGCGTCCGCAAGGCTCCCGTAAAACCGCGGCCTTTTTACAAAGACGAGGAAATTGAGCGCCTGCTGGACAGCTTCGGCGACACTTCAGTAGAGATTCGCAATAAAGCGATTGTCTCGCTCGCCTACACCACCGGCCTGCGCGTCTCGGAGATCTGCAGGCTGGAGATTGATGACGTCAACTTCTCAGATCTCTCGCTGGTGGTGCTGGTGAAAGGCCAACGCTACGAGACGGCCATATTCACCCGCGAAACAGCTCAGTACTTACTAGATTGGCTTTCGCTGCGTGAACAGTATGTGACCGATGCCCGCGTGAAGAACGTTTTCATTGCGCTGTGGGGTGGCTACTGCGGCCGCCCACTCACTCGGCATGGGCTGCGGGGCATCTTCTATGCGTTCACCGAAGGCGCAGGCCTGGAGCGTGGCTCGCCCCACCGCTTCCGCCACTCCTGTGGGAACAACCTGCTGGAGAATGGCGCCAATGAGCTGCTGATTCAGATGGGCTTGCGGCTCAAGGACCGCCCCACCGTAGCACGCTACACATCTGGCCGCAATCTCAGCCAGCTGCGCAAGCACCTACCCCGCGCCAGCGCTGCACCAGACCCGCTCTTGCTCTTTGACCCCAGCCGGCGACCGAATCCCAATATGCCAACTTTCAAGTCCAGATACAACAAAACATGA
- a CDS encoding phage portal protein, which yields MIGKSDIKRLLGVEVDISSAMMTALAEWAKMYENRAEWLSKTVRSLNLPAAVAGAFATSVTLEMEVEVTGASGGSGARAEFLHEQLQRILPSLREQVEYGVAKGGLIMKPWVDGDQLAVDFSQADQFIPVAFDSRKRPSKCIFVYKLRQGDYYYTRLEFHEFLGYVQDGARAEGSYRIRNKVLRSTSDADLGSVVPLSSVPEWADLSEEESYLGVRQPLFGYFRFPQANNIEPGSPLGVSAYARAVDLIKQADIQWSQLLWEFKSGSRRLTVDEQALPKDPKTGKFVVEDVELYRVLRSTNNVGAAGKLFEDWSPTFREQAIINGLEAILKRIEFNCGMARGMLSDPQQVDKTATEVLSSKQQYAATVVDIQKALETAIRDLLYAMDAWTSIFKLAPKGGYEATFTFDDSLVTDRQQQFAQDTQMVNMRAMGPVELRMRTYGESEAVAKQKVAEAQASQTTELFPEEE from the coding sequence ATGATTGGTAAATCAGATATCAAGCGGCTGCTTGGGGTTGAGGTTGACATCTCCTCGGCGATGATGACGGCGCTGGCTGAATGGGCCAAGATGTACGAGAACCGCGCCGAGTGGCTCAGCAAAACGGTGCGCTCCCTCAACCTGCCGGCAGCCGTGGCCGGCGCGTTTGCGACATCGGTAACCCTCGAAATGGAAGTGGAGGTGACCGGCGCATCTGGCGGCAGTGGAGCGCGCGCCGAGTTCCTACACGAGCAGTTGCAGCGTATCCTGCCCAGCCTACGCGAACAGGTCGAATACGGCGTGGCCAAGGGTGGCCTGATCATGAAGCCGTGGGTGGATGGGGACCAGCTGGCGGTGGACTTCTCCCAGGCTGATCAATTCATCCCCGTCGCCTTCGACAGCCGCAAGCGGCCCTCGAAGTGCATCTTCGTCTACAAGCTTCGGCAAGGGGATTATTACTACACCCGCCTCGAGTTCCATGAGTTCCTCGGCTACGTCCAGGACGGCGCTCGGGCCGAAGGCTCGTACCGCATCCGCAACAAGGTTCTGCGCAGCACCTCAGATGCAGATCTCGGCTCCGTGGTTCCTCTGTCTTCGGTGCCCGAGTGGGCCGATCTCAGCGAGGAGGAGAGCTACCTGGGCGTCCGGCAGCCGCTGTTCGGCTACTTCCGCTTCCCGCAGGCCAACAACATCGAGCCCGGATCGCCATTGGGCGTGAGCGCTTACGCCCGCGCCGTAGACCTTATCAAGCAGGCCGACATCCAGTGGTCGCAGCTGCTCTGGGAATTCAAGAGCGGCTCTCGGCGGCTAACTGTGGATGAGCAGGCGCTCCCCAAGGACCCCAAAACTGGGAAGTTTGTTGTGGAGGATGTTGAGCTGTATCGAGTTCTGCGCAGCACGAACAATGTGGGCGCGGCCGGGAAGCTGTTTGAGGACTGGTCTCCGACCTTTCGCGAGCAGGCCATCATCAACGGTTTGGAAGCCATCCTCAAGCGCATTGAGTTCAACTGCGGCATGGCCCGCGGCATGCTGAGCGATCCTCAGCAGGTCGACAAGACGGCCACCGAAGTGCTATCCAGCAAGCAGCAGTACGCCGCCACCGTGGTCGATATCCAAAAGGCGCTCGAGACGGCCATCCGTGACCTGCTGTATGCGATGGATGCATGGACGAGCATCTTCAAATTGGCCCCCAAGGGGGGCTACGAAGCCACTTTCACCTTTGATGACAGCCTGGTCACCGATCGCCAGCAGCAGTTCGCCCAGGACACCCAGATGGTGAACATGCGGGCAATGGGGCCGGTGGAGTTACGTATGCGCACCTACGGCGAGAGCGAGGCCGTGGCCAAGCAGAAGGTGGCCGAGGCGCAAGCTAGCCAGACAACCGAGCTATTCCCAGAGGAGGAGTAA
- a CDS encoding class I SAM-dependent methyltransferase, with translation MSNQQAGLFTPPHAQLIDDTFGRHIGVKETDARRLAWLASQVPENGIIVEVGSFWGRSAGYMASAMHRSVQLFCVDKWPNLVDLEKFKRNISSLALGHFNVQTMRGESVEMSKKWSGRPIDLLYIDATHTYAMVQADYLAWAPFVRPGGLIAFHDYGARTWPAVKRFVDEVASLEFQQLGIHQHVWSGVKR, from the coding sequence ATGAGTAATCAACAAGCCGGACTCTTCACCCCTCCGCATGCACAGCTCATTGACGATACCTTCGGTCGCCATATCGGCGTAAAGGAGACGGACGCCCGGCGGTTGGCCTGGTTGGCTAGCCAAGTGCCTGAGAACGGCATCATTGTTGAGGTTGGCAGCTTCTGGGGGCGCAGTGCTGGCTATATGGCCTCAGCCATGCATCGAAGCGTTCAACTCTTCTGCGTAGACAAGTGGCCCAACCTGGTAGACCTGGAAAAATTCAAACGCAACATATCCAGCCTCGCACTCGGGCATTTCAACGTACAGACCATGCGAGGCGAGAGCGTGGAAATGTCCAAGAAATGGAGTGGTCGACCCATCGACCTGCTGTACATTGACGCTACGCATACGTACGCGATGGTGCAGGCGGATTATCTTGCTTGGGCACCGTTCGTGAGGCCGGGCGGGCTGATAGCGTTCCATGACTACGGGGCACGCACCTGGCCCGCGGTGAAGCGCTTCGTAGACGAAGTGGCAAGTTTGGAGTTTCAGCAGTTGGGCATTCATCAGCATGTATGGAGTGGGGTGAAGCGATGA
- a CDS encoding helix-turn-helix domain-containing protein — translation MLNDYLTTAEAAEVKKVTVAYIARLIRQKRLKAQKKGGVYFILREDLDRIAPPARPRGRPWPKKS, via the coding sequence ATGTTGAACGACTACCTCACTACGGCAGAAGCGGCCGAGGTAAAAAAGGTTACGGTTGCCTACATTGCGCGCCTGATACGGCAGAAGCGCCTCAAGGCCCAGAAGAAGGGCGGTGTCTACTTCATCCTCCGTGAGGATTTGGATCGTATCGCGCCGCCAGCTCGACCAAGGGGGCGGCCGTGGCCAAAGAAAAGCTAA